One Aspergillus oryzae RIB40 DNA, chromosome 2 genomic window carries:
- a CDS encoding chitin deacetylase (predicted xylanase/chitin deacetylase), translated as MYTFFTLSLLMTLTPHVLSAPLNNAITTVPTGQIIRSCTTPNTVALTFDDGPSGYTPQLLDLLNEYGAKATFFMIGEGSQEYPDTIRRMRSEGHQVGSHTLEHASLPSLSYEQIVQQMTKLEGILQSAMGDIPTYMRPPYFEVNEQVLAAMNELGYKVIQSSIDTKDYENNDVSRIDISYEKFVNELNAGGSIVLAHDIHEQTVVSLARRMMEEIKAKGFKSTFLHTQ; from the exons ATGTATACATTCTTCACTCTTTCACTTCTTATGACTCTTACTCCCCATGTCTTGTCCGCACCATTGAACAACGCCATCACCACCGTCCCTACCGGCCAGATCATCAGGAGCTGCACCACCCCGAACACCGTTGCCCTGACCTTCGACGACGGTCCCTCGGGCTACACGCCGCAACTGCTCGACCTGCTGAACGAGTACGGAGCCAAGGctaccttcttcatgatcgGTGAAGGCAGCCAGGAATATCCCGATACGATCAGGCGCATGAGGAGCGAAGGTCACCAGGTCGGATCACACAC ATTGGAGCATGCCAGTCTCCCATCCCTGAGCTACGAGCAAATCGTGCAACAGATGACGAAGCTCGAGGGGATTCTGCAGTCTGCCATGGGAGATATTCCCACTTACATGCGGCCTCCGTATTTCGAAGTCAACGAACAAGTCCTTGCGGCTATGAATGAACTGGGCTACAAGGTTATCCAGTCTAGTATTGATACTAAGGATTACGAGAATAATGATGTCTCGCGGATTGACATTAGTTATGAGAAATTCGTTAATGAGTTGAATGCCGGTGGTAGCATCGTGCTGGCTCATGATATCCATGAGCAGACGGTGGTTAGTCTCGCTCGGCggatgatggaggagattaaGGCGAAAGGGTTTAAGA GTACCTTTCTCCATACCCAATGA
- a CDS encoding inositol-pentakisphosphate 2-kinase (predicted protein), whose protein sequence is MTKPNLLELPIGAQLVYLAEGGANVIYRIVSAKSAIASKKELPLAVNGAGPGVVDSSSVPPEFKGKLLRLRKDTPSGIPYQEIARNFDKNIRPLFKPEELVDQELVCLPRGLIQHCNDQLRVAEMDGKRSKRRQGVYLATTEPFGLLITDMTTFNDTGMALAELKPKWLLQSPSAPATARRCRTCAMRDMKNHEAWTRGGKPERSFCPLDLVSDKFENVLRATRSVKGCKDPKRLAKVLYWNGTMQKLLAHQRAHRDVGLHGPPAQSRDKSLGMTLRDCTMFIKQVTFGFLHLGGIRLSSFSCSIYMGLCTLGFAFIYLGNIPSLENV, encoded by the exons ATGACCAAGCCCAATTTATTAGAGCTCCCAATAGGGGCTCAGCTCGTCTATTTGGCAGAGGGCGGTGCCAACGTGATCTATCGCATCGTCTCCGCGAAGTCGGCCATTGCGTCGAAAAAAGAGTTGCCCCTGGCAGTTAATGGTGCTGGGCCTGGTGTGGTAGACTCTTCTAGTGTCCCACCTGAGTTTAAAGGCAAGTTGCTTCGATTGCGGAAGGATACACCTTCCGGGATCCCTTATCAGGAGATCGCTCGAAATTTCGACAAGAACATTCGCCCTCTCTTCAAGCCGGAGGAGCTTGTGGATCAGGAGCTGGTATGCCTCCCACGGGGACTGATCCAGCACTGCAATGATCAGCTGCGCGTCGCCGAGATGGACGGCAAGCGTTCCAAACGACGCCAAGGCGTATATCTGGCTACTACTGAGCCATTTGGACTTCTGATCACCGACATGACCACCTTCAACGACACGGGCATGGCTCTGGCCGAATTGAAACCGAAGTGGCTTTTGCAATCACCATCGGCGCCGGCTACTGCTCGCAGATGTCGTACTTGCGCAATGCGTGATATGAAGAACCACGAAGCGTGGACGAGGGGCGGGAAACCAGAGCGATCGTTCTGCCCGCTCGACTTGGTCTCGGACAAGTTCGAGAACGTCCTGCGGGCCACTCGGTCGGTCAAGGGCTGCAAAGACCCGAAGCGGCTGGCGAAAGTGCTGTATTGGAATGGGACAATGCAGAAGCTTCTCGCTCATCAAAGAGCACATCGCGATGTTGGGCTACACGGCCCACCGGCGCAGTCTCGGGATAAGTCACTCGGAATGACCCTCCGAGACTGCACGATGTTCATTAAG CAAGTTACGTTCGGTTTCCTGCATTTGGGAGGTATTCGCCTTTCGTCTTTCAGTTGTTCAATCTACATGGGTTTGTGTACATTAGGGTTTGCTTTTATTTATCTAGGTAATATACCAAGTTTAGAGAACGTTTAA
- a CDS encoding uncharacterized protein (predicted protein): MQAAIVAWGFRTRVSQQRKWMVTQGRPRYIFDAAHPGCLTFIITYPAAVNMLGFGLLALLPFAAAGTVLPRQTACNNSPDLCSKSYGEITHLGAHDSPFVRDASTGYSTSGNQYFNTTVQLDAGVRLISAQVHKKDSEWHLCHSSCELMDAGKLSTWLSEIKSWLDSNKNDVVTLLLVNSDDASASDLHAQFQTANLVDYAYTPTSQTTAPSSWPTLESLINNGTRLMTFVASLDASKNTVAPYLMDEFTYIWENPYDVTSPSNFSCNPDRPSSLQNDLSSALSSNRLPFMNHFLYQTVLSLEYPNSSYVSTTNAPSGGTGNLGDAATKCKEAYSRQPAFILVDFFDKGPAIKTVDNLNGVTNAVGRTNLTAATQTSGASTYSNVFKGLVELVQSAKLGSNPSMGEWVWVGGDWGSLLGGGITL; the protein is encoded by the exons CCGTTACATATTTGACGCTGCTCATCCGGGTTGTTTAACATTTATCATCACATATCCCGCCGCTGTCAATATGCTAGGGTTCGGCCTCTTAGCTTTGCTTCCTTTTGCTGCCGCCGGAACGGTGCTCCCGCGCCAAACGGCATGCAATAACTCGCCCGATTTATGCTCGAAATCATACGGCGAAATCACTCATCTGGGTGCACATGACAGTCCTTTTGTACGAGATGCTTCGACTGGCTATTCGACGTCTGGGAATCA GTATTTCAATACTACGGTGCAGCTTGACGCTGGCGTTCGCTTGATCTCGGCTCAGGTCCATAAGAAGGATAGCGAATGGCATCTATGTCATTCTAGTTGTGAGTTGATGGACGCAGGGAAGCTGAGCACATGGTTGTCCGAGATCAAGAGCTGGTTGGATTCCAACAAGAACGATG TGGTAACACTTTTACTGGTCAACTCCGATGACGCCTCTGCCTCCGATCTTCATGCGCAATTCCAAACAGCCAACCTTGTCGACTACGCATATACACCCACCTCCCAGACTACCGCGCCGAGCTCGTGGCCAACTTTAGAAAgtctcatcaacaatggaACTCGATTAATGACATTTGTGGCATCCTTGGATGCGTCTAAGAATACGGTGGCTCCGTACCTCATGGACGAGTTCACCTACATTTGGGAGAACCCTTACGACGTAACGAGCCCCTCCAACTTCTCCTGCAACCCCGACCGTCCATCCAGCCTCCAGAACGACCTGTCGTCTGCGCTCTCCTCGAATCGTTTGCCGTTCATGAACCACTTCCTCTACCAGACAGTTCTCAGCCTGGAATATCCCAACTCCAGCTACGTGTCGACCACTAACGCGCCGTCCGGCGGAACCGGCAACCTGGGCGACGCAGCCACTAAGTGCAAGGAAGCCTACAGCCGCCAACCAGCCTTTATCctggttgatttcttcgacAAGGGCCCCGCCATCAAGACCGTCGACAACCTGAACGGCGTCACCAATGCCGTGGGCCGTACCAACCTAACGGCCGCCACCCAGACCAGCGGTGCCTCCACCTACTCCAACGTCTTCAAGGGACTAGTCGAGCTGGTCCAGAGCGCCAAACTGGGCTCCAACCCCAGCATGGGCGAATGGGTCTGGGTGGGAGGCGACTGGGGCAGCCTACTCGGCGGCGGCATCACGCTCTAA
- a CDS encoding thiamine-binding protein (predicted protein) — MASSDISSIPTPAHCTADFCLIPIGTSSPSVSAQIADVQRLIEKSGLKYVMHSAGTTLEGPWDKVHQVIGQAHTVLHQQGIVRIQTDVRVGSRTDKEQSFEDKVNKVRQLLGKE, encoded by the exons ATGGCCTCCTCCGatatctcctccatcccaaCACCAGCCCACTGCACCGCAGACTTCTGCCTAATCCCG ATCGGcacctcctccccctccgtCTCCGCCCAAATCGCCGACGTCCAACGCCTAATCGAGAAATCCGGTCTCAAGTACGTGATGCACAGCGCCGGCACAACCCTCG AGGGGCCCTGGGACAAAGTTCATCAGGTTATTGGACAGGCGCATACGGTTCTGCATCAGCAGGGGATTGTGCGCATCCAGACGGATGTGAGGGTTGGGTCGAg GACCGATAAGGAACAGTCGTTCGAGGATAAGGTGAATAAGGTACGGCAGTTGTTGGGGAAGGAGTAA